One genomic segment of Peribacillus sp. FSL H8-0477 includes these proteins:
- a CDS encoding CDP-glycerol glycerophosphotransferase family protein, producing the protein MSTYLTNYWSLYREFVETFNQLTFRKIPIVLLTNFYQQIDQELKTKMEKEEFQADLRFPVMDQSRIQPYFEEILGKGGSPQSAGGKTLIVSDYTRIPEQTYSQVFDSKETLILTRSKKTEMYGIPTVCMGNYEENDEQAVTELTTQATAIFAQYNTHAAFGNEVFQQTFLKRIPLIVKAVCSAIHLFEHVKISAVIVGTTEDMLSRALSIVGSMRGIKSICLQHGILMGEEAFMPVFTTIVGVYGGYEQKWYEQRGVSIERIAQIGHPKFDEIFTHSPADKAAFFEKMGLDPDKLTLLVITGPNLDQVKFEKLIKNIAEHSFQLLIKPHPWEMGKGKYQTYLDLEQTNKKVKVYTSRENNLYDLLSHVEGVVSSLSTVALESILLNVPVFLFNFLFSNRTYDYFDSFGAYIQDDPDILSDIVNQYYLSSEERKKYQEAREQYVADSKNDGLSGQRLVNLIK; encoded by the coding sequence ATGAGTACCTATTTAACGAATTATTGGTCCCTCTATCGAGAATTTGTGGAAACCTTTAATCAGCTTACATTTCGAAAGATCCCCATTGTTTTGCTGACCAACTTTTATCAACAAATCGATCAGGAACTAAAAACGAAGATGGAGAAAGAGGAGTTTCAGGCTGATTTAAGATTTCCCGTTATGGACCAGAGCAGAATTCAACCCTATTTTGAAGAGATACTTGGAAAAGGCGGCTCTCCACAATCGGCAGGCGGAAAGACATTAATTGTCTCAGATTACACACGTATTCCTGAACAAACTTACTCCCAGGTGTTTGACTCGAAGGAAACGTTGATTCTTACACGCTCGAAAAAAACAGAAATGTATGGAATTCCAACAGTTTGCATGGGAAATTATGAAGAAAATGATGAACAGGCTGTTACAGAATTAACAACACAGGCCACAGCTATTTTTGCACAATACAATACGCATGCTGCATTTGGTAATGAGGTGTTCCAACAGACTTTCTTAAAACGAATTCCCCTGATCGTAAAAGCTGTCTGTTCAGCCATTCATCTATTTGAACACGTAAAGATATCTGCTGTAATTGTAGGAACAACTGAAGATATGTTGAGTAGAGCGCTCTCTATCGTTGGTTCTATGCGGGGGATTAAAAGTATTTGCTTGCAGCATGGTATCCTCATGGGGGAAGAAGCATTCATGCCCGTCTTTACAACCATTGTGGGGGTTTACGGGGGATATGAACAGAAATGGTATGAACAAAGAGGAGTATCCATTGAACGGATAGCACAAATCGGTCATCCGAAATTTGATGAAATCTTTACTCATTCTCCAGCTGACAAAGCAGCATTTTTTGAAAAAATGGGTCTTGATCCGGATAAGTTGACCTTATTAGTGATTACTGGACCAAATCTTGATCAAGTCAAATTTGAAAAACTAATCAAAAACATCGCCGAGCATTCCTTTCAGCTGCTTATAAAGCCTCATCCATGGGAGATGGGGAAAGGGAAATATCAAACGTATCTAGACCTAGAGCAAACAAACAAAAAAGTGAAAGTTTATACATCTAGAGAGAATAATTTATATGATTTGCTTTCGCATGTTGAGGGAGTGGTTTCATCATTATCCACGGTAGCACTAGAGAGTATCTTGTTAAATGTACCCGTGTTCCTGTTTAATTTTTTATTCAGCAATCGTACCTACGACTATTTTGATTCCTTCGGAGCGTATATCCAAGATGACCCGGACATACTTAGCGACATAGTGAATCAGTATTATCTCTCCAGTGAAGAAAGGAAAAAATACCAGGAAGCAAGAGAACAGTATGTAGCTGATTCTAAAAATGATGGATTATCCGGCCAAAGACTGGTGAACTTAATTAAATAA
- a CDS encoding sigma-54 interaction domain-containing protein translates to MFLDNEDYHSILYSLTDVIDIGIHIIDQNGRTIIYNKKMSEIEGMSSQDVLMKKIPEVFKFHKETESTLIRALHYGQETKNSKQTYFNNRGQEITTINNTIPIFNQNKKVIGAIEAAKDISNLERLIKDTLLNKSETKYTFESIIGESENFLAVIEQSKRSTRTASSILIVGETGTGKELFAQSIHNGSNRSSMPFISQNCAALPESLIESILFGTKKGAFTGSIERPGLFEQAHGGTILLDEINSLNPQLQAKLLRTIQERTIRRVGDTKDIDIDVRIIATINEDPIEAIANGHLRKDLYYRLSVVTLFIPPLRERKQDIHLLAHSFIKKFNDLFDLTIEDLSEEGYSLFYDYEWPGNVRELEHIIEGAMNLLESTDKIIQISHLPTLYKKKVPVKTNQHEEVSEPLRSLEDYLSTTEKLYLENVLKQYHFNVSQAAKALQISRQSLQYRLRKYQIKSFTV, encoded by the coding sequence ATGTTTTTAGATAATGAAGATTATCATTCTATCTTATATTCACTAACAGATGTGATTGATATTGGCATACATATAATCGATCAAAATGGACGAACCATTATTTACAATAAGAAAATGAGTGAAATCGAAGGCATGTCTTCACAGGATGTATTAATGAAGAAAATCCCTGAAGTTTTTAAGTTCCATAAAGAAACAGAAAGTACCTTAATTCGTGCTCTCCATTATGGTCAAGAAACCAAAAATTCTAAACAAACTTACTTTAATAACCGTGGACAAGAGATCACTACCATAAATAATACTATTCCAATTTTCAATCAAAACAAAAAAGTGATCGGAGCAATTGAAGCAGCTAAGGACATCTCCAATCTTGAACGATTAATCAAAGATACTCTATTAAATAAAAGTGAAACCAAATATACCTTTGAAAGTATTATTGGAGAAAGTGAGAATTTCTTAGCTGTCATTGAACAAAGTAAACGTTCAACTAGAACAGCCTCATCCATTCTCATTGTGGGAGAAACAGGGACAGGAAAAGAATTATTTGCCCAAAGCATACATAATGGCAGTAATCGATCCTCTATGCCTTTTATCAGTCAGAACTGCGCTGCTCTTCCAGAAAGTTTAATCGAAAGTATCCTTTTTGGCACAAAGAAAGGTGCCTTTACTGGCTCCATTGAACGTCCGGGTTTATTTGAACAAGCTCATGGCGGAACCATTCTTTTAGATGAAATCAACTCACTGAATCCTCAATTACAAGCAAAACTGCTGCGTACGATCCAAGAACGAACCATCCGAAGAGTAGGCGATACGAAAGATATAGATATCGATGTTCGGATTATCGCGACGATAAATGAGGATCCAATAGAAGCCATTGCAAACGGTCATTTACGAAAAGATTTGTATTACCGCTTGAGTGTGGTTACATTGTTTATCCCTCCTCTTAGAGAACGAAAACAAGATATCCATCTGCTGGCGCATTCATTTATAAAAAAGTTTAATGATTTATTCGATTTAACGATTGAAGACCTTAGTGAAGAGGGTTACTCTCTTTTCTATGATTATGAATGGCCGGGAAATGTAAGAGAGCTTGAACACATTATTGAAGGCGCGATGAATTTATTAGAATCCACTGATAAAATCATTCAAATCTCACACCTGCCAACTTTATATAAAAAGAAAGTTCCTGTTAAAACCAATCAACATGAAGAGGTTTCTGAACCCTTACGTTCACTTGAAGACTATCTCTCAACCACTGAAAAATTATACTTGGAAAATGTACTAAAGCAGTATCACTTTAATGTCTCACAAGCTGCAAAAGCATTACAAATAAGCAGACAAAGTCTCCAATATCGATTAAGAAAATATCAAATCAAATCTTTTACTGTTTGA
- a CDS encoding ornithine--oxo-acid transaminase: MRTKTEKVIEQTEQYGANNYNPLPIVITRAEGVWVEDPDGNKYMDMLSAYSAVNQGHRHPKIIEALKNQADRVTLTSRAFHNDQLGPWYQKIAQLTQKDMALPMNTGAEAVETAIKSVRRWGYDVKGIAENRAEIIACTGNFHGRTMAAVSLSSEEEYQRGFGPMLPGIKLIPYGDLEALKAAITPQTAGFLIEPIQGEAGIIIPPQGFLKAAFELCKENNVLFVADEIQTGLGRSGKTFASDWDEVTPDMYILGKALGGGVFPISCVAANREILGVFNPGSHGSTFGGNPLACAVSIASLEVLEEEKLAERSLELGEYFMKRLQEIKSPKIKEIRGRGLFIGVELTEEARPYCERLKELHVLCKETHDTVIRFAPPLTITKKELDFAIDRIKQILS, encoded by the coding sequence ATGAGAACGAAAACAGAAAAAGTAATCGAGCAAACAGAGCAATATGGTGCGAATAACTATAATCCGCTCCCCATCGTTATTACAAGGGCCGAAGGAGTATGGGTGGAAGATCCTGATGGAAATAAGTATATGGATATGTTAAGTGCTTATTCAGCTGTGAATCAAGGACATAGACATCCGAAAATTATCGAAGCTTTAAAAAATCAAGCAGACCGTGTGACATTGACATCTCGTGCGTTTCATAATGATCAGCTGGGTCCATGGTATCAAAAAATAGCCCAACTGACACAAAAGGATATGGCGCTGCCAATGAATACGGGTGCTGAAGCAGTAGAAACAGCAATTAAATCTGTTAGACGCTGGGGATATGACGTGAAAGGGATTGCTGAGAATCGAGCGGAGATTATTGCTTGTACAGGTAATTTCCATGGCCGGACAATGGCCGCTGTGTCACTGTCTTCGGAGGAAGAATATCAAAGAGGTTTTGGTCCAATGCTGCCAGGAATTAAGCTGATTCCATACGGCGATTTGGAAGCATTGAAAGCAGCCATTACGCCTCAAACGGCAGGATTTTTAATTGAACCAATTCAAGGTGAAGCCGGGATCATTATACCTCCGCAAGGATTTTTAAAAGCAGCTTTTGAACTGTGCAAAGAAAATAACGTCTTATTCGTTGCCGATGAAATCCAAACTGGACTTGGACGCTCAGGGAAAACCTTTGCTTCGGACTGGGATGAAGTAACCCCTGATATGTATATTTTAGGGAAAGCACTTGGGGGTGGAGTGTTCCCCATTTCATGTGTTGCAGCTAATCGTGAAATTCTTGGCGTGTTTAATCCTGGTTCTCATGGTTCGACATTTGGTGGTAATCCATTAGCCTGTGCTGTTTCCATTGCTTCTCTTGAAGTACTTGAAGAAGAAAAGCTTGCCGAACGTTCATTAGAACTTGGAGAATATTTTATGAAACGCCTACAGGAAATTAAGAGTCCTAAGATCAAAGAAATTCGGGGCAGAGGCTTATTCATCGGGGTAGAATTAACTGAAGAAGCAAGACCTTATTGTGAACGATTAAAAGAGTTACATGTACTATGTAAAGAAACCCATGATACAGTGATTCGTTTTGCTCCGCCGCTGACCATAACAAAAAAAGAACTGGATTTTGCTATTGATCGAATTAAACAAATATTATCATGA
- a CDS encoding sensor histidine kinase codes for MNELEKHHIEEKRINALKLYEILDTPPDGAFDRITALASQLLKTPIAITSLVDSDRIWFKSHHGIDVDQIDREPGLCASAILSHVPYILEDASIDPRSLANPLVAGEMGFRFYAAVPLTTQDNHNLGVLCIIDFKPRTITEEEVAILKTLAQIVMDEMELRLASRYIDKLNQEKSDLLALLSHEIRTPMNGIMGMTELLRSTELTQEQVEYAEVIETSGKSLLSTLNHILDFSKLGSGQMKMNLQPFDIRACVERVIQQYVPETEKKQILIESIIDSAIPLVLLGDDYKIRQILHNVVGNAVKYTKHGRITIMVSLILNNDPPECVTLLFTVKDTGVGIENDQKETLFEAFSKVKNGYREQQRGSQLGLPICKQLVEMMLGSIWIEESTNKGSTVAFEIKVSHLK; via the coding sequence ATGAATGAACTGGAAAAACATCATATAGAGGAGAAACGTATTAATGCGTTGAAACTATACGAGATACTTGATACACCTCCAGATGGTGCATTTGATAGAATTACTGCACTTGCTTCACAATTACTAAAAACCCCTATTGCCATAACTAGTCTTGTCGACAGTGATCGTATTTGGTTTAAATCTCATCATGGGATTGATGTGGATCAAATTGATCGTGAACCTGGACTTTGTGCTTCTGCTATTCTTAGTCATGTTCCGTATATTTTAGAAGACGCCAGTATCGATCCACGTTCGCTAGCTAATCCTTTGGTTGCAGGTGAAATGGGATTTCGTTTTTATGCAGCAGTTCCACTGACCACGCAGGATAATCATAATCTTGGCGTATTATGTATAATTGATTTTAAACCGCGAACAATTACAGAAGAAGAGGTAGCAATTTTAAAAACACTCGCACAAATCGTAATGGATGAGATGGAGCTGCGTTTAGCTTCACGATACATTGATAAACTTAATCAGGAGAAATCTGATCTATTAGCCCTCCTTAGTCATGAAATCAGGACGCCTATGAATGGGATTATGGGAATGACAGAATTGCTGCGATCTACTGAATTAACACAAGAACAGGTAGAATATGCAGAGGTTATTGAGACAAGTGGGAAATCCCTGCTTTCAACATTGAATCATATCTTAGATTTTTCAAAATTAGGTTCAGGTCAAATGAAAATGAATCTTCAACCTTTTGATATCCGTGCCTGTGTAGAACGAGTGATCCAACAATATGTTCCCGAAACTGAAAAAAAACAAATTTTAATTGAAAGTATCATCGATTCTGCTATTCCATTAGTATTATTGGGAGACGATTATAAAATTCGACAAATTCTTCATAACGTAGTTGGAAATGCTGTAAAGTACACGAAACATGGAAGGATAACTATTATGGTTTCCTTAATTTTAAATAATGATCCTCCTGAATGCGTTACATTACTCTTCACAGTAAAGGATACTGGGGTGGGAATTGAAAATGATCAAAAAGAAACATTGTTTGAAGCATTTTCTAAAGTGAAAAATGGATATAGAGAACAGCAAAGAGGAAGTCAGCTCGGTCTTCCTATCTGTAAGCAGCTGGTTGAAATGATGCTAGGAAGTATCTGGATTGAAGAATCAACCAACAAAGGTTCAACCGTAGCCTTCGAAATTAAAGTGTCTCATCTAAAATAG
- a CDS encoding spore coat protein: MEQNQQEQIHQNMQTGAVPPQMNHGGHELFDVHEVLTGTINTLNLYTLLRQHIKDPELKDILDRQYQFIQEEYNISVESFKTGMDPSKPTQSYKMKQGNDFIYGLKPSQPKKPIQSVSDITDECISNLMLGEVKAGASLKAMSTLELTNPVVRRVFADSVPNCIEMAYEISLYQNKHHYYQVPQLAPADIQQMVNGFAPAQSQPPMPH; this comes from the coding sequence ATGGAGCAAAATCAACAAGAACAAATTCATCAAAATATGCAAACAGGTGCTGTGCCTCCGCAAATGAATCATGGAGGTCATGAGTTATTTGATGTACACGAAGTCCTAACTGGGACAATCAATACACTAAATTTATATACATTGTTACGCCAACATATTAAAGATCCAGAGTTAAAGGACATTCTAGATCGTCAGTATCAGTTTATTCAAGAGGAATATAACATATCTGTAGAGTCCTTTAAGACAGGAATGGATCCGTCTAAACCGACACAAAGTTATAAAATGAAACAAGGTAATGATTTTATTTATGGACTTAAGCCGTCACAGCCAAAGAAACCGATACAATCAGTGTCTGATATTACTGATGAATGTATTTCGAATCTTATGCTAGGAGAAGTAAAAGCAGGGGCATCCTTGAAAGCTATGTCAACGTTAGAACTTACAAATCCAGTGGTTCGCCGCGTGTTTGCTGATTCTGTTCCAAACTGTATAGAGATGGCTTATGAGATATCACTATATCAAAACAAACATCATTATTATCAAGTTCCACAACTTGCCCCTGCGGATATTCAACAAATGGTAAATGGATTTGCACCAGCTCAGTCTCAGCCGCCAATGCCTCATTAA
- a CDS encoding vWA domain-containing protein: protein MSTVSLLKKKVRIVLEKKQIQHVTAKVGLVLDISGSMRKLYNDGTVQKVVERILAVASQFDDDGALDVWIYDNEFTRLPQVTEKDFSGYVNEQILTNDTIHKFGRNDEPKVMKDVLQKYLKEEPSELPVFLVFINDGGCKSGIKKFIVGSSDKPIFWQFVGVGDANFDVLRKLDTMEGRVVDNANFFHFMNIETVSDEELYDQLLNEFPMWLKEAKQKSIVK from the coding sequence ATGAGTACCGTTTCTTTATTAAAAAAGAAAGTTCGAATTGTACTTGAGAAAAAACAAATACAACATGTTACAGCTAAAGTAGGTTTGGTTTTAGATATTAGCGGCTCGATGAGAAAACTTTATAATGATGGCACAGTCCAAAAAGTTGTTGAACGAATTTTAGCAGTTGCCAGTCAATTTGATGATGACGGAGCGTTGGACGTTTGGATATATGACAATGAATTTACCCGTTTGCCTCAAGTAACGGAAAAAGACTTTTCAGGTTATGTGAATGAACAGATTTTGACAAATGATACTATTCATAAATTTGGGAGAAATGATGAACCCAAAGTTATGAAAGATGTCTTGCAAAAATATCTTAAAGAAGAGCCAAGTGAGCTGCCTGTATTCCTAGTATTTATTAATGATGGCGGCTGTAAATCAGGCATTAAAAAGTTCATTGTAGGATCTTCGGACAAGCCAATTTTTTGGCAGTTTGTTGGCGTTGGTGATGCCAATTTTGATGTATTAAGAAAATTAGATACAATGGAAGGCAGAGTGGTCGACAATGCCAATTTCTTTCATTTCATGAATATTGAAACAGTATCGGACGAAGAACTGTACGACCAGCTACTAAACGAATTTCCAATGTGGTTAAAAGAGGCTAAACAAAAAAGTATAGTTAAATGA
- a CDS encoding mannitol-1-phosphate 5-dehydrogenase, whose product MKKVVHFGAGNIGRGFIGALFSQSGYHVTFVDIADEVINQLNEEKTYLVKLATEQGEVTKIDHVSGLNNMTQETDVIEAIKTATYLTTAIGPNILPHIAPLIAKGITERVKVSDEKIYIIACENQISSTDILKKFILEHLDEETKTAMQDKVSFFNSAVDRIVPIQNTKGSLDVLVESYYEWVVETKDTIPHVEGMTIVEELAPFIERKLFTVNTGHAVIAYLGYLANKTTIDETLADPEVLQQVKATLNETGAYLIKQYNLNPDEHEKYINKIIQRFKNPYLNDGVTRVGRSPIRKLGPEDRLVRPAVQAQKAGLSFDYLAKAMAAALHFDCQDDHEAVTIQAMIQEHGVFHVLKEISNLDENDEIARTVVHHYESMKK is encoded by the coding sequence ATGAAAAAAGTCGTTCACTTTGGTGCAGGTAATATCGGAAGAGGATTTATCGGAGCACTATTTTCCCAATCAGGTTATCATGTAACTTTTGTAGATATTGCTGATGAAGTAATTAATCAATTAAATGAAGAAAAAACGTATCTTGTAAAGCTTGCAACTGAGCAAGGAGAGGTTACCAAAATTGATCATGTCTCCGGTCTTAATAATATGACACAGGAAACAGATGTAATCGAAGCAATAAAAACTGCGACATACCTTACCACGGCTATCGGACCTAATATCCTTCCGCATATTGCTCCATTAATTGCTAAAGGAATAACAGAAAGAGTTAAGGTATCGGACGAAAAAATATATATTATTGCTTGTGAAAACCAAATTTCATCTACTGACATATTGAAAAAATTTATCTTAGAACATCTGGATGAAGAAACAAAAACAGCCATGCAAGATAAAGTATCCTTCTTTAATTCAGCTGTAGACCGGATTGTTCCCATTCAAAATACAAAAGGATCTCTTGATGTTCTGGTTGAATCCTATTATGAATGGGTGGTCGAAACAAAAGATACCATTCCTCATGTTGAAGGCATGACCATTGTAGAAGAGTTAGCCCCTTTTATTGAAAGAAAACTGTTTACGGTTAATACTGGACATGCTGTTATAGCCTATCTCGGTTATCTGGCAAATAAAACTACAATTGATGAAACATTAGCAGATCCTGAAGTCCTTCAACAAGTTAAAGCAACATTGAATGAAACGGGAGCCTATTTAATTAAGCAGTATAATTTGAATCCAGACGAACATGAAAAATACATTAATAAAATTATACAACGCTTTAAGAACCCTTATTTAAACGATGGAGTAACAAGAGTAGGCCGCTCACCTATACGTAAGCTTGGTCCAGAAGATAGACTAGTACGACCAGCAGTCCAAGCACAAAAAGCTGGTCTCAGCTTTGACTATCTTGCTAAAGCAATGGCTGCCGCCCTGCACTTTGATTGTCAAGATGATCACGAAGCAGTAACCATTCAAGCGATGATTCAAGAACATGGTGTATTCCATGTTTTAAAAGAAATTAGTAACTTAGACGAAAATGATGAAATAGCAAGAACAGTTGTTCATCATTATGAATCCATGAAAAAATAA
- a CDS encoding BglG family transcription antiterminator, which yields MFISSREKAIIELIIRTSGKHTAFSTASFLNVSVRTIQRDLKTIEKILHQFQLRLARTTDEGLLIEGKNEMIFRLVQKLTEITPVDQTPKERRLALLLILLHEGDSFKIQVLANQLNVSVTTLTSYLDELTEWMKNYQVILSRKRGVGISLDGSEKNKRKALAGYFLLHFNEELIEALFLLEKSEVFQDKILGYFSPDFLLITERLVNEIIYKGPSKLTDSDYVALIITICISMQRIKLGFLLEDDEEQPPSEILEEYSIMEQLCKKLGEKYSIVFTTKDIFLLAVTLKGSKIHTAKAIHDDSVLLGPHIKSVIRNISAQLNIDLTNDFSLFQGLLAHMEPSLFRIQQKMDLFNPLTDDIKKKYPVLFMAVKDSLENEFTHLEFPENEVAFIVLHFGSALLLSEEAMSIKSLVVCPTGIGTSKMLASRIKKEIIEIDTVEIKSIKDLNHVNLSQYDVIISTVRLPFMDVDYLLVSPLLSSEEIKTIRTYLQKNLHTLTKNKYHLMVNGKEKIRSRKRNQSITDVLKEIKEVQSSIEIILKNFCVYQKKNESYQQVIMEMIHSAEKSHLLSQPETVLHEVMEREKLGGLGIPRTSMALFHCRHENVHELIFQITHLNTPCIVKGMDGKDLPIKNIMLLAAPRNMNGREQEILSLISTSLIENDEAILAFSSSNEDMIRSKLEAIFLEYLHNNLIKD from the coding sequence ATGTTTATTTCTTCAAGGGAAAAAGCAATTATTGAATTGATCATTAGAACTTCTGGCAAACATACAGCCTTTTCAACTGCCAGTTTCTTAAATGTAAGCGTTAGAACGATTCAGCGGGATTTAAAGACAATAGAAAAGATTCTGCATCAATTCCAGCTTCGATTAGCTCGTACAACTGATGAAGGACTTCTTATAGAGGGAAAGAATGAGATGATTTTTCGTCTTGTCCAGAAGCTGACCGAAATTACACCTGTTGATCAAACTCCAAAAGAACGAAGGCTAGCCCTCCTACTTATCTTATTGCACGAAGGAGATTCCTTTAAGATTCAGGTTTTAGCGAATCAACTGAATGTCAGTGTTACCACCTTAACATCCTATTTGGACGAATTGACAGAATGGATGAAGAATTACCAGGTCATTCTTTCAAGAAAACGTGGTGTGGGCATTAGTTTAGATGGTTCAGAAAAAAACAAAAGAAAAGCACTTGCAGGCTATTTTTTATTGCATTTCAATGAAGAACTGATTGAAGCTCTATTTCTTTTAGAAAAAAGCGAAGTTTTTCAAGATAAGATTTTAGGGTATTTCTCACCAGATTTTCTGCTGATCACTGAACGTTTAGTCAATGAAATCATCTATAAAGGTCCTTCAAAACTAACCGATAGTGACTATGTTGCGCTCATTATAACGATTTGTATTTCCATGCAAAGAATAAAGCTAGGATTTCTTCTAGAAGATGATGAGGAACAACCTCCTAGTGAAATACTAGAAGAATACAGTATTATGGAACAATTGTGTAAAAAACTCGGAGAAAAATATTCTATCGTGTTCACAACCAAGGACATTTTTTTATTAGCTGTTACTTTGAAAGGATCTAAAATCCATACAGCAAAAGCTATTCATGATGATAGTGTATTACTCGGACCCCATATTAAAAGTGTCATTCGAAATATATCGGCACAGCTTAATATTGATTTAACAAATGACTTTTCGCTTTTTCAAGGACTTCTTGCTCATATGGAACCTTCTCTTTTTCGGATTCAGCAAAAGATGGATTTGTTTAATCCATTAACAGATGATATCAAAAAAAAGTATCCCGTACTGTTCATGGCCGTAAAGGACAGTTTGGAGAATGAATTCACTCATTTAGAATTCCCCGAAAACGAAGTCGCCTTCATTGTTCTGCATTTTGGTTCAGCTTTACTGTTAAGTGAAGAGGCTATGTCGATTAAATCCCTCGTGGTCTGTCCTACTGGAATTGGAACATCTAAAATGCTGGCAAGCAGGATAAAAAAAGAGATTATCGAAATTGATACGGTCGAAATTAAATCGATTAAAGATTTAAATCATGTAAACTTAAGCCAATATGATGTCATTATATCTACTGTAAGACTGCCATTTATGGATGTAGATTATCTTCTGGTAAGCCCCCTGTTGAGTAGTGAAGAAATAAAAACAATAAGGACCTACCTGCAAAAAAATCTACATACTCTTACAAAAAATAAATATCATTTAATGGTAAATGGGAAAGAAAAAATTCGTTCGCGCAAACGTAATCAGTCAATCACGGACGTTTTAAAAGAAATTAAAGAGGTACAATCTAGTATAGAAATAATTCTCAAAAACTTCTGTGTTTATCAAAAGAAGAATGAATCTTATCAGCAGGTGATCATGGAAATGATCCATTCAGCTGAGAAAAGTCACCTTTTATCTCAGCCTGAAACAGTTTTACATGAAGTTATGGAACGGGAGAAATTAGGCGGGCTCGGAATTCCACGAACAAGCATGGCCCTTTTCCACTGTCGACACGAAAACGTTCATGAATTGATCTTCCAAATTACCCACTTGAACACCCCATGCATTGTTAAAGGAATGGATGGAAAAGATTTACCTATTAAAAACATAATGCTCTTGGCAGCTCCTAGAAATATGAATGGAAGAGAGCAAGAAATACTTAGTCTTATAAGCACAAGTTTAATTGAAAACGATGAAGCTATACTAGCCTTTTCTTCTTCTAATGAAGATATGATTCGATCGAAATTGGAAGCTATTTTCTTAGAATATCTTCACAATAATCTAATAAAGGACTGA